From Camelina sativa cultivar DH55 chromosome 20, Cs, whole genome shotgun sequence, the proteins below share one genomic window:
- the LOC104772038 gene encoding ras-related protein RABA5a-like — translation MAFYSEDDKSEDYLFKIVLIGDSAVGKSNLLARFARDEFYPNSKSTIGVEFQTQKMDINGKEIKAQIWDTAGQERFRAVTSAYYRGAVGALLVYDISRRQTFHSIGRWLNELHTHSDMNVATILVGNKSDLKDLREVSTAEGKALAEAQGLFFMETSALDSSNVAAAFETVVKEIYNILSRKVMSSQELNKQDPASLSNGKKVVIPSEGQGEPKKGGCCSS, via the exons atggCTTTCTACTCTGAGGACGACAAGAGCGAAGACTACCTCTTTAAGATAGTTCTAATCGGTGATTCTGCAGTTGGGAAATCAAATTTGCTTGCCAGATTTGCGAGGGATGAGTTCTATCCCAATTCAAAGTCGACCATTGGAGTAGAGTTTCAGACGCAGAAGATGGATATCAACGGAAAGGAGATCAAAGCACAGATATGGGACACAGCAGGTCAAGAACGCTTCAGAGCAGTCACTTCTGCGTACTACCGAGGTGCAGTTGGAGCTCTTCTGGTTTACGACATCAGCAGACGGCAGACTTTCCACAGCATTGGTAGATGGCTCAACGAGCTACACA CACACTCTGATATGAACGTTGCGACGATCCTGGTGGGCAACAAGTCGGATCTGAAGGACTTGAGAGAGGTCTCAACAGCAGAAGGAAAAGCCTTGGCTGAAGCACAAGGTCTTTTCTTCATGGAGACATCGGCTTTGGACTCATCAAACGTGGCCGCTGCATTTGAGACGGTTGTGAAAGAGATATACAACATACTGAGCAGGAAAGTGATGAGCTCACAGGAGCTAAACAAGCAAGATCCTGCTTCACTCAGCAATGGCAAGAAAGTTGTGATTCCGTCAGAGGGGCAGGGGGAGCCCAAGAAGGGTGGATGTTGTTCTTCTTGA
- the LOC104772041 gene encoding putative MO25-like protein At5g47540, giving the protein MKGLFKSKPRTPADLVRQTRDLLLFAHPSNSLPDLRESKRDEKMAELSRNIRDMKSILYGNSEAEPVAEACAQLTQEFFKEDTLRLLISCLPKLNLEARKDATQVVANLQRQQVNSRLIASDYLEANIDLMDVLIEGFENTDMALHYGAMFRECIRHQIVAKYVLESDHVKKFFDYIQLPNFDIAADAAATFKELLTRHKSTVAEFLTKNEEWFFADYNSKLLESSNYITRRQAIKLLGDILLDRSNSAVMTKYVSSRENLRILMNLLRESSKSIQIEAFHVFKLFAANQNKPADIVNILVANRSKLLRLLADVKPDKEDERFEADKSQVLREIAALEPRDLA; this is encoded by the exons ATGAAAGGGCTTTTCAAGTCCAAGCCTCGCACTCCGGCTGACCTTGTTCGACAAACGCGCGATCTCCTTCTCTTCGCCCATCCGTCTAACTCTCTGCCTGACCTCCGAGAATCCAAACGCGACGAAAAG ATGGCGGAATTAAGCCGGAATATCCGTGACATGAAATCGATTCTGTATGGAAACAGCGAGGCAGAGCCTGTAGCTGAAGCTTGTGCACAATTGACTCAAGAGTTCTTTAAAGAGGATACTCTACGCCTCTTGATTTCTTGTCTCCCTAAACTCAACTTGGAG GCCAGGAAAGATGCTACACAAGTTGTTGCAAATCTACAGAGGCAACAAGTCAATTCACGCTTGATTGCATCTGATTATCTAGAAGCCAACATCGATCTCATGGATGTTCTCATCGAAGG CTTCGAGAACACAGACATGGCTTTACACTATGGTGCTATGTTTAGGGAGTGCATCCGCCATCAGATTGTTGCCAA ATATGTTTTGGAGTCTGACCATGTGAAGAAGTTCTTCGATTACATACAGCTTCCCAATTTCGACATTGCTGCCGATGCTGCTGCTACTTTTAAG GAACTGCTGACAAGGCATAAGTCTACTGTTGCCGAGTTTCTCACCAAGAATGAAGAATGG TTTTTTGCAGACTACAATTCAAAGCTTCTTGAATCAAGTAATTATATAACCAGACGGCAAGCTATTAAG TTATTGGGTGACATATTACTGGATCGATCAAATTCAGCTGTGATGACGAAATATGTGAGCTCAAGGGAGAACTTGAGGATTCTCATGAATCTTCTGAGA GAGTCAAGCAAGAGCATCCAAATAGAAGCATTCCATGTCTTCAAG CTGTTTGCAGCAAACCAAAACAAGCCTGCAGATATAGTCAACATTCTGGTGGCAAACAGAAGCAAGCTTCTGAGATTGTTGGCTGATGTGAAACCAGACAAAG AGGATGAGAGGTTTGAAGCAGACAAAAGTCAGGTGTTGAGAGAAATCGCAGCCCTTGAGCCGCGAGATCTTGCTTAA
- the LOC104772039 gene encoding phosphatidylinositol/phosphatidylcholine transfer protein SFH11-like, with protein sequence MGYRDIHISDGSAEDDSIQSDSLNNKDEGHIPPNNEEDMVEAFRNLLLLHGHLPSNHGDHNTLLRFLKMRDFDLENSKDAFLDYIKWRLDSKVDSISKMFKFEEYDEVKKHYPHGFHKVDKSGRPIYIERLGMVDLNAFLKATTVDRYVNYHIKEQEKTLSLRYPACSISSGKHVSSTTTILDVSGVGMSNFSKPARSLFMEIQKIDSNYYPETLHRLFVVNASSGFRMLWLALKTFLDARTLAKVQVLGPNYLGELLEAIDPSNLPTFLGGNCTCSDHGGCLFSDEGPWNDPDIKEKIQESSTFGAVDSERETMEKVSENASANQKENSGKIMITLEKYTALKTAVKDSQKKIEMLEVSLHETKKVLKLLAEIIKPNETETNL encoded by the exons ATGGGTTACAGAGATATACACATCTCCGATGGTAGTGCTGAAGACGACTCTATACAATCTGATTCCTTGAACAACAAAGATGAAGGACACATACCACCAAATAATGAAGAAGATATGGTTGAAGCGTTTCGTAACTTGCTTCTCCTCCATGGTCACTTACCTTCAAACCATGGTGATCACAATACTCTTCTCAG GTTTCTAAAAATGAGGGATTTTGATCTGGAGAATTCCAAAGATGCGTTTCTCGATTATATAAAGTGGCGACTTGATTCTAAAGTGGATTCGATCTCTAAg ATGTTTAAGTTTGAAGAATACGATGAAGTGAAGAAACATTACCCTCATGGCTTTCATAAGGTTGACAAAAGTGGTAGGCCAATCTACATCGAGAGGCTCGGGATGGTTGACCTTAACGCCTTTCTTAAAGCAACCACTGTTGACAGATATGTTAACTATCATATCAAAGAACAAGAGAAGACGCTGAGCTTGAGATATCCCGCTTGTTCGATTTCTTCAGGGAAGCATGTTTCGTCTACCACTACCATTTTGGATGTCTCTGGAGTG GGAATGTCAAACTTCTCAAAACCTGCGAGATCACTTTTCATGGAAATTCAGAAGATAGACAGCAACTACTACCCTGAG ACTTTGCATCGCCTCTTCGTTGTCAATGCCAGTTCTGGATTTAGGATGTTGTGGCTTGCACTCAAGACCTTTCTTGATGCTCGGACTTTGGCTAAAGTTCAA GTGCTAGGACCCAACTACCTTGGAGAGCTACTTGAAGCAATAGATCCAAG CAACTTGCCAACATTTCTTGGAGGAAATTGCACTTGTTCAGATCATGGAGGCTGTCTTTTTAGCGACGAAGGACCTTGGAATGATCCAGACATCAAGGAAAAGATTCAG GAGTCTTCCACATTCGGAGCTGTTGATTCAGAGAGGGAAACTATGGAAAAAGTCTCAGAAAATGCTTCGGCCAATCAAAAG GAAAACTCAGGCAAGATCATGATAACACTGGAGAAGTATACTGCCCTGAAAACTGCTGTTAAGGATTCCCAGAAG AAAATTGAAATGTTGGAGGTATCACTCCATGAGACCAAAAAG GTCTTGAAGTTACTCGCGGAGATCATTAAACCGAATGAAACCGAAACAAACCTATAG
- the LOC104772042 gene encoding cytochrome b561 and DOMON domain-containing protein At5g47530 encodes MAKSLNLLLCLSVLIFIIAESTLGQTCSNYKFSSNRLFKSCNDLSVLDSFLHYSYDSSSGNLQIAYRHTKLTTGKWVAWAVNPTSTGMVGAQAIVAYPQSDGTVRAYTSPISSYQTSLQEAELSFNVSELSATYQNNEMVIFATLNLPLANGGIINTVWQDGSLSGNNPLPHPTSGNNVRSVSTMNLVSGASGSTSTSTGGGGDSKLRKRNIHGILNGVSWGIMMPIGAIIARYLKVSKSADPAWFYLHVFCQSSAYIIGVAGWATGLKLGSESAGIQFTTHRAVGIALFCLATIQVFAMFLRPKPEHKYRVYWNIYHHTIGYAVIILALVNVFKGLDILSPEKQWRNAYTGIIVVLGIAAAVLEAFTWYVVIKRGKAEESAKMGQRVGNDGRSLYA; translated from the exons ATGGCCAAATCCTTAAATCTTCTACTCTGCCTCTCtgttctcatcttcatcatcgcCGAATCCACCTTGGGTCAGACATGTTCAAACTACAAGTTCTCAAGTAACCGTCTCTTCAAGTCTTGCAACGACCTCTCTGTTCTTGATTCCTTCCTCCACTACTCTTACGATTCTTCTTCCGGCAATCTCCAAATCGCTTATCGCCACACGAAACTCACTACCGGGAAATGGGTGGCATGGGCCGTGAATCCCACGTCCACTGGCATGGTCGGAGCTCAAGCCATTGTGGCTTATCCACAATCAGACGGCACCGTTAGGGCTTACACGTCACCCATCAGCAGCTACCAAACGAGTCTCCAAGAAGCTGAGCTGAGTTTCAACGTCTCAGAGTTGTCTGCCACTTACCAAAACAACGAGATGGTCATCTTCGCAACTCTCAATCTTCCACTTGCAAACGGTGGGATCATTAATACTGTGTGGCAAGATGGGTCTCTTTCAGGGAACAACCCTCTTCCTCATCCAACTTCTGGCAACAACGTTCGCTCTGTTTCTACTATGAATCTTGTATCCGGTGCATCAGGATCCACCTCCACCTCtaccggaggaggaggagattccaAGCTACGCAAACGCAAC ATACATGGCATATTGAACGGAGTGAGCTGGGGAATAATGATGCCAATAGGGGCAATCATTGCTCGCTACTTAAAAGTCTCCAAATCAGCAGATCCTGCTTGGTTCTACCTCCATGTCTTCTGCCAGTCTTCTGCTTACATCATTGGTGTTGCTGGTTGGGCCACGGGTCTAAAACTGGGTAGTGAATCAGCTGGGATTCAGTTTACCACCCACCGTGCTGTTGGGATCGCACTCTTCTGCCTCGCAACAATTCAG GTGTTTGCTATGTTTTTAAGACCCAAACCAGAACACAAGTACAGAGTCTACTGGAACATTTACCATCATACCATAGGCTATGCCGTGATCATCCTTGCACTGGTGAATGTTTTCAAAGGACTAGACATCTTGAGCCCTGAGAAGCAGTGGAGAAACGCTTACACCGGTATAATTGTAGTACTGGGCATAGCCGCGGCCGTGCTCGAAGCGTTTACTTGGTATGTAGTCATAAAGAGAGGGAAAGCAGAGGAATCTGCCAAAATGGGTCAGCGAGTAGGCAATGATGGTCGGTCTCTATACGCGTAG